One Streptomyces lincolnensis genomic region harbors:
- a CDS encoding T6SS phospholipase effector Tle1-like catalytic domain-containing protein has translation MSRNIVICLDGTGNQVGAHHPTNVVELYGMLATENPGRQLLYYDPGVGTLSAAIARGPLSRRFSRLTGLAFGTGLRTNLAEAYTYLMRHWEPGDAVYVFGFSRGAYTARALVGMLNKPGLMRPGAENLVPYAVAKYAFNQDIDRSQDEVARFSRAFCRDTRQDELWQKIKLNDSRQVSRFAVPVAYMGLWDTVKAAGILRLGTLRWPYTRSLPNAYRIRHAVSLDERRRPYREYLVRPRTGPVRDTLEEVWFAGVHSDVGGTFEHKQGEPLLSTIPLKWIVDGVCRDLDFRDGAYAEATALTKDFAGADPHRNGPLWLLVGRRSRGVPEDAVFHESVRLRLQKDPEYRRGLPDPDDPTRWADPHWTEPALR, from the coding sequence ATGTCGCGCAACATCGTCATCTGCCTCGACGGGACCGGCAACCAGGTCGGCGCGCACCACCCCACCAACGTGGTCGAGCTGTACGGGATGCTGGCGACGGAGAACCCCGGGCGCCAGCTCCTCTACTACGACCCCGGGGTCGGCACCCTCTCGGCGGCCATCGCACGCGGGCCCCTGAGCCGCCGGTTCTCCCGGCTGACCGGACTGGCCTTCGGCACGGGCCTGAGGACCAACCTCGCCGAGGCCTACACCTACCTGATGCGTCACTGGGAACCGGGCGACGCGGTCTACGTCTTCGGGTTCAGCCGCGGCGCCTACACCGCCCGCGCCCTGGTGGGGATGCTCAACAAACCGGGGCTGATGCGTCCGGGGGCCGAGAACCTCGTCCCCTACGCCGTCGCGAAGTACGCCTTCAACCAGGACATCGACCGCAGCCAGGACGAGGTCGCGCGCTTCTCGCGTGCCTTCTGCCGGGACACCCGCCAGGACGAGCTGTGGCAGAAGATCAAGCTCAACGACTCCCGGCAGGTCTCCCGCTTCGCCGTGCCGGTCGCCTACATGGGGCTCTGGGACACCGTGAAAGCGGCCGGCATCCTCCGCCTCGGCACTCTGCGCTGGCCCTACACCAGGTCCCTGCCCAACGCGTACCGCATCCGGCACGCCGTGTCCCTCGACGAGAGACGCCGCCCCTACCGCGAATACCTGGTCAGACCCCGGACCGGTCCGGTGCGGGACACGCTGGAGGAGGTCTGGTTCGCCGGGGTGCACTCCGACGTCGGCGGCACCTTCGAGCACAAGCAGGGTGAGCCGCTGCTGTCCACCATCCCCCTCAAGTGGATCGTCGACGGCGTGTGCCGGGACCTGGACTTCCGCGACGGGGCCTACGCCGAGGCGACGGCGCTGACCAAGGACTTCGCCGGGGCCGATCCCCACCGCAACGGCCCGCTCTGGTTGCTTGTGGGCCGGCGCTCGCGGGGCGTGCCCGAGGACGCGGTCTTCCACGAGAGTGTCCGGCTCCGGCTCCAGAAGGACCCGGAGTACCGCCGCGGCCTCCCGGACCCGGACGATCCCACCCGCTGGGCCGACCCCCACTGGACGGAACCGGCCCTTCGGTGA
- a CDS encoding DUF6424 family protein: MPDADSVADRGASGAGGAGGQVVLEPGGTHGGNHPWKIRLVKHRERSESSHFRAAKKVAKKILLEAGAGAGDLPYGAGPWEMHHGGSLWVRTSTGWRMYRARVGIEWSMQFCADPVKVDRLRREAADLVAAFPMTLAALDALGYQRARTLLSTPVTDADTVEAWTDSLFNACVPLSRPHHSGVLPKAAGEHHYPWPTKSADFFKYDDFHLWVTLPDGTHAGVAPVGRRGSGDGQVRIVHARHGTPAGQAVAEAQRRRMMAVLPPDSPMALEAFEQQIPPGAGTASTPPVG, translated from the coding sequence ATGCCCGACGCGGATTCAGTGGCAGACAGGGGGGCCTCAGGGGCTGGAGGGGCCGGAGGACAGGTCGTCCTCGAACCGGGCGGCACCCATGGCGGGAACCACCCCTGGAAGATCCGCCTCGTCAAGCACCGGGAGCGCTCCGAGTCCTCGCACTTCCGGGCGGCCAAGAAGGTGGCGAAGAAGATCCTGCTGGAGGCCGGCGCCGGCGCCGGTGACCTGCCGTACGGGGCGGGCCCGTGGGAGATGCACCACGGCGGCAGTCTCTGGGTCAGGACGTCGACGGGCTGGCGCATGTACCGGGCCCGGGTCGGCATCGAGTGGAGCATGCAGTTCTGCGCCGACCCCGTGAAGGTGGACCGGCTCCGCCGGGAGGCCGCCGATCTCGTCGCCGCCTTCCCGATGACGCTCGCGGCCCTGGACGCCCTCGGCTACCAGCGCGCCCGCACCCTGCTGAGCACCCCGGTCACGGACGCCGACACCGTCGAGGCGTGGACCGACTCCCTCTTCAACGCGTGCGTGCCCCTGAGCCGCCCCCACCACTCCGGTGTCCTGCCCAAGGCGGCCGGTGAGCACCACTACCCGTGGCCGACCAAGTCCGCGGACTTCTTCAAGTACGACGACTTCCACCTGTGGGTGACCCTGCCCGACGGCACCCATGCCGGCGTCGCCCCGGTGGGCCGGCGGGGTTCCGGCGACGGACAGGTGCGCATCGTGCACGCCCGGCACGGCACACCGGCCGGGCAGGCCGTGGCGGAGGCGCAGCGGCGCCGGATGATGGCGGTGCTCCCGCCCGACAGCCCCATGGCGCTGGAGGCGTTCGAGCAGCAGATACCGCCCGGGGCGGGCACCGCGTCCACCCCGCCCGTCGGCTGA
- a CDS encoding LLM class flavin-dependent oxidoreductase: MTDLRIGVMYDRDWDPAGLPEFARRAEELGVDDLWVVEDLGWNGGVSAAAVALGATRRLRVGIGIAPAPLRSPALLAMELATLARVFPGRLVAGIGHGVRGWMEQVGVAPRSPLALLEETITAVRALLRGEKVELEGREVRLEGIQLVHPPAEPPPVVAGVVRPRSLELSGRVADGTLIAEGHGPRDLEDIRALTAQGGAGPDHTLTVLSFCHVGDDPDEVARALHPVTEGQGGWLGRPQDEVFTVSGTAAKAAEGVHALRAAGADTVALRVVGAEPLRQLEAVLGALGR, from the coding sequence ATGACAGACCTTCGGATCGGTGTCATGTACGACCGCGACTGGGACCCGGCAGGGCTGCCCGAGTTCGCGCGACGGGCCGAGGAACTCGGCGTGGACGACCTGTGGGTGGTGGAGGACCTCGGCTGGAACGGCGGGGTGTCCGCGGCCGCCGTGGCCCTGGGCGCGACCCGGCGGCTGCGGGTGGGCATCGGGATCGCCCCCGCCCCACTGCGCAGCCCGGCCCTGCTGGCGATGGAACTGGCCACCCTGGCACGGGTGTTCCCGGGCCGGCTGGTGGCCGGCATCGGACACGGTGTGCGGGGGTGGATGGAACAGGTCGGTGTCGCCCCGCGCTCCCCGCTGGCCCTGCTGGAGGAGACGATCACCGCCGTGCGGGCCCTGCTGCGCGGCGAGAAGGTCGAGCTGGAGGGCCGTGAAGTACGCCTGGAGGGCATCCAGTTGGTGCATCCGCCGGCCGAACCCCCGCCCGTGGTCGCGGGCGTGGTCCGCCCGCGCTCCCTGGAACTGTCCGGCCGGGTCGCCGACGGCACCCTGATCGCCGAGGGCCACGGCCCGCGCGACCTGGAGGACATCCGGGCCCTGACCGCACAGGGCGGTGCCGGACCCGACCACACCCTGACGGTGCTGTCCTTCTGCCACGTCGGCGACGACCCCGACGAGGTCGCCCGCGCCCTGCACCCGGTCACCGAGGGCCAGGGCGGCTGGCTCGGCCGCCCGCAGGACGAGGTCTTCACCGTCTCCGGTACGGCGGCGAAGGCCGCCGAGGGCGTCCACGCGCTCCGGGCGGCGGGCGCCGACACGGTCGCCCTCCGTGTCGTGGGTGCCGAACCGCTGCGTCAGCTGGAAGCCGTACTGGGCGCCCTCGGGCGCTGA